One Nonomuraea angiospora DNA segment encodes these proteins:
- a CDS encoding FadR/GntR family transcriptional regulator gives MEEIGRAGAHDRVVVSLGTAIVNGGIGPDEDLDVVALQERFGVSRTAVREALRVLAAKGLVGARPRRGTFVAPREQWALLDTDVLRWRFAAGVDEVFLDELGEVRLTIEPAVARMAALRRTDRDLAALEDALTVMREAAGRPTGDQVEADLAFHHALLRAAHNELMARMATAIEAGLRLRDQFVHATLTSESADKHAEVLLAVRRQRPKAAETAMRALIERSIADVDIAKKIHAEQAGHER, from the coding sequence ATGGAGGAGATCGGAAGGGCCGGCGCCCACGACCGCGTGGTCGTCAGTCTCGGCACGGCCATCGTCAACGGCGGCATCGGCCCGGACGAGGACCTCGACGTGGTGGCGCTGCAGGAGCGGTTCGGAGTGAGCCGGACGGCGGTGCGGGAGGCGCTGCGCGTGCTCGCCGCCAAGGGGCTGGTGGGCGCGCGGCCCCGGCGCGGCACGTTCGTCGCGCCGCGCGAGCAGTGGGCTCTGCTGGACACCGACGTGCTGCGCTGGCGCTTCGCCGCCGGGGTGGACGAGGTGTTCCTCGACGAGCTGGGCGAGGTGCGCCTGACGATCGAGCCCGCGGTGGCGCGCATGGCCGCGCTGCGGCGTACCGACCGGGACCTGGCGGCGCTGGAGGACGCTCTGACCGTCATGCGCGAGGCCGCCGGCCGGCCGACCGGCGACCAGGTCGAGGCCGACCTGGCCTTCCACCACGCCCTGCTGCGCGCGGCGCACAACGAGCTGATGGCCCGGATGGCGACCGCGATCGAGGCCGGGTTGCGGCTGCGTGACCAGTTCGTGCACGCGACCCTCACCAGCGAGTCCGCCGACAAGCACGCCGAGGTCCTGCTGGCCGTCCGCCGGCAGCGCCCGAAGGCGGCCGAGACCGCGATGCGAGCGCTCATCGAGCGCTCGATCGCGGACGTCGACATCGCCAAGAAGATCCACGCCGAACAGGCCGGCCACGAGCGTTAG
- a CDS encoding pectinesterase family protein — protein MRHGIHAPSRAAKIAVVLAVPVTVLTVSTGPAQAAAPADGVVYTLASGASGKCVQVTGASADNGALLVQTACAASAADQQFRAVARGSAFNLVNGGSGRCVDVPGASTVSGTQLQQWGCGDGGKTNQQWTFTPSSAASGKYLVKSVATGLCVSDKDGSTAGNNPIVQETCSDVARMQWSFTSVSGSATPTVASDGTGRYRTVQAAIDAVPSGNTSQVVITIKPGTYREIVTVNKPYVTLQGLGSSPSDTLIVNNRSAYTHGTSGSYTALISARDAAATNLTFSNDLDESTVPSGAQAVALRLDGDRTTLTNVRILGDQDTLLVNDSARAYVKNSYVEGTVDFIFGGGTIVFHSCDIYEKRSTGGPVTAASTAAAKTYGFLFYKSRVTGATNNTTTLGRPWRPDAQVLYRESTLSATIATGQPWTDMSSNSWKNARFLEYRNNGAGATANANRPQLSDAQAANYTPQKYLAGGDGWNPAG, from the coding sequence ATGCGCCACGGCATCCACGCACCGTCACGCGCCGCGAAGATCGCGGTCGTGCTGGCGGTGCCCGTCACCGTCCTGACCGTCTCCACCGGACCGGCGCAGGCGGCGGCCCCGGCCGACGGCGTCGTGTACACGCTGGCGTCCGGGGCGAGCGGCAAGTGCGTCCAGGTGACGGGCGCTTCGGCCGACAACGGCGCCCTGCTCGTCCAGACCGCCTGCGCCGCCTCCGCCGCCGATCAGCAGTTCAGGGCGGTGGCGCGGGGGAGCGCGTTCAACCTGGTCAACGGCGGCAGCGGCCGGTGTGTCGACGTGCCGGGTGCTTCGACGGTCTCCGGCACCCAGTTGCAGCAGTGGGGCTGCGGCGACGGCGGCAAGACCAACCAGCAGTGGACCTTCACGCCCTCGTCGGCCGCCTCCGGCAAGTACCTGGTGAAGAGCGTCGCGACCGGCCTGTGCGTGAGCGACAAGGACGGCTCGACGGCGGGCAACAACCCGATCGTCCAGGAGACCTGCTCCGACGTCGCCCGCATGCAGTGGTCCTTCACCTCCGTCTCCGGATCGGCCACTCCGACGGTGGCCTCCGACGGCACCGGCCGCTACCGGACCGTTCAGGCGGCGATCGACGCGGTGCCGTCGGGCAACACCAGCCAGGTGGTGATCACCATCAAGCCGGGCACCTACCGGGAGATCGTCACCGTCAACAAGCCGTACGTGACGCTGCAGGGCCTGGGCTCGTCGCCGTCGGACACCCTCATCGTGAACAACCGCTCGGCCTACACCCACGGCACCTCCGGCAGCTACACCGCGCTGATCTCGGCACGGGACGCCGCCGCCACCAACCTGACGTTCTCCAACGACCTCGACGAGAGCACCGTCCCCAGCGGCGCGCAGGCCGTCGCGCTGCGGCTGGACGGCGACCGCACCACGCTGACGAACGTCCGCATCCTGGGCGACCAGGACACCCTGCTCGTCAACGACTCGGCCCGCGCGTACGTCAAGAACTCCTACGTCGAGGGGACCGTCGACTTCATCTTCGGCGGCGGCACGATCGTCTTCCACAGCTGCGACATCTACGAGAAGCGCAGCACGGGCGGCCCCGTCACCGCGGCCAGCACGGCGGCGGCCAAGACGTACGGCTTCCTGTTCTACAAGTCGCGCGTCACCGGCGCCACGAACAACACCACCACCCTCGGACGGCCGTGGCGCCCCGACGCGCAGGTGCTCTACCGGGAGTCGACGCTGAGCGCGACGATCGCGACCGGGCAGCCGTGGACGGACATGTCCTCCAACTCCTGGAAGAACGCCCGTTTCCTCGAATATCGCAACAACGGCGCCGGCGCGACCGCCAACGCCAACCGCCCGCAGCTCAGCGACGCCCAGGCGGCGAACTACACGCCCCAGAAGTACCTGGCCGGGGGCGACGGCTGGAACCCCGCCGGCTAA